From a single Micromonospora carbonacea genomic region:
- a CDS encoding GTP-binding protein — translation MSHRPPVPSGRVTSAKIVIAGGFGVGKTTLVGSVSEITPLTTEAIMTSAGVGVDDTRQVPGKTTTTVAMDFGRISIDRDLILYLFGTPGQTRFWFMWDELVRGAIGAVVLVDTRRLADCFAAIDFFEHRRLPYLVAINCFDGMQYHDPQDVRDALAISHEVPVVACDARNRESTKHVLISLVEYVLTMRRSRAVAPA, via the coding sequence ATGTCGCACCGCCCGCCCGTCCCGAGCGGGCGCGTGACGTCGGCGAAGATCGTTATCGCCGGTGGTTTCGGCGTCGGCAAGACGACGCTGGTCGGCTCGGTCTCGGAGATCACGCCGCTGACCACCGAGGCGATCATGACCTCCGCCGGCGTGGGCGTCGACGACACCCGGCAGGTGCCGGGGAAGACGACGACCACGGTGGCGATGGACTTCGGCCGTATCTCGATCGACCGGGACCTGATCCTGTACCTGTTCGGCACCCCCGGCCAGACCCGGTTCTGGTTCATGTGGGACGAGCTGGTCCGGGGCGCCATCGGCGCGGTGGTCCTGGTCGACACCCGGCGGCTGGCCGACTGCTTCGCGGCCATCGACTTCTTCGAGCACCGGCGGCTGCCCTACCTGGTGGCCATCAACTGCTTCGACGGGATGCAGTACCACGACCCGCAGGACGTCCGGGACGCGCTCGCGATCTCGCACGAGGTGCCGGTGGTGGCCTGCGACGCCCGTAACCGGGAGTCGACGAAGCACGTGCTGATCTCGCTTGTCGAGTACGTGCTCACGATGCGTCGCTCGCGCGCGGTCGCGCCGGCCTGA
- a CDS encoding roadblock/LC7 domain-containing protein, which translates to MTTTQDLGWLLANFADRVPGVAHAVAVSADGLLLASSRDLPRDRADQLAAIASGLVSLTQGAARCFEGGAVLQTVVEMDNGFLFLMSISDGSSFAVLAARSCDVGQVGYEMALLVDRVGDALTPQPRTAVGMMG; encoded by the coding sequence ATGACAACTACGCAGGATCTCGGTTGGCTGCTGGCCAACTTCGCCGACCGGGTGCCCGGTGTCGCGCACGCGGTCGCCGTCTCCGCGGACGGCCTGCTCCTCGCGTCGTCACGAGACCTTCCGCGTGACCGGGCCGACCAGCTCGCCGCGATCGCGTCCGGCCTGGTCAGCCTCACGCAGGGGGCGGCCCGCTGCTTCGAGGGCGGCGCGGTGCTGCAGACGGTGGTCGAGATGGACAACGGCTTCCTGTTCCTGATGTCCATCTCGGACGGCTCGTCGTTCGCCGTGCTCGCCGCCCGCAGCTGCGACGTCGGGCAGGTCGGATACGAGATGGCCCTCCTGGTCGACCGGGTGGGCGACGCGTTGACCCCGCAGCCGCGTACGGCTGTGGGGATGATGGGCTGA
- a CDS encoding DNA primase, producing MGSPKHTEVSVARQSPQRPDADEPELDETDGTLDEVEEDAERPSAREADRALWDELRIDPVEIALPAGTGFTLRAYRPARELTPTDVAERDQDDPFLARRQAVETDDEDDDEVVILDEELAAEFAEADAEEAEEADGKSRRRKPTADGGVSDTADGDADAEATEEPDDAEDEDEAGDEEVPVFLSHRGKLLLFKTPESLVSFVRSGAPNDMSQLDSWNELSERVEPADIVPLDEDTYELDLVVENLRGGHDTWDSTLLIEAGEVARDIAYALRLPAVLDMLSAGSSLDDLDEALRATANGGIGGFLGRRRLKKIGAQTASLGWRTIVGKISAVVDWRD from the coding sequence GTGGGCAGCCCGAAGCACACGGAGGTCAGCGTGGCCCGCCAGTCGCCCCAACGGCCCGACGCCGACGAGCCCGAGCTCGACGAGACCGACGGCACCCTCGACGAGGTCGAGGAGGACGCCGAGCGCCCGTCGGCGCGCGAAGCCGACCGCGCGCTCTGGGACGAGCTGCGGATCGACCCGGTCGAGATCGCCCTGCCCGCTGGCACCGGCTTCACGCTGCGGGCGTACCGACCGGCACGGGAGCTGACCCCGACCGACGTCGCCGAGCGCGACCAGGACGACCCGTTCCTGGCCCGCAGGCAGGCGGTCGAGACCGACGACGAGGACGACGACGAGGTCGTCATCCTCGACGAGGAGCTGGCCGCCGAGTTCGCCGAGGCCGACGCCGAGGAGGCCGAGGAGGCGGACGGGAAGTCCCGCCGCCGCAAGCCGACCGCCGACGGCGGCGTCAGCGACACCGCAGACGGCGACGCCGACGCCGAGGCGACGGAGGAACCGGACGACGCCGAGGACGAGGACGAGGCGGGCGACGAGGAGGTGCCGGTCTTCCTCAGCCACCGGGGCAAGTTGCTGCTGTTCAAGACGCCCGAGTCGCTCGTCAGCTTCGTCAGGTCCGGCGCGCCCAACGACATGTCTCAACTGGACAGCTGGAATGAACTGTCCGAACGGGTGGAACCGGCCGACATCGTCCCGCTCGACGAGGACACCTACGAGCTCGACCTGGTCGTGGAGAACCTGCGGGGCGGGCACGACACCTGGGACTCGACCCTGCTGATCGAGGCCGGCGAGGTGGCCCGGGACATCGCGTACGCGCTGCGGCTGCCCGCGGTGCTGGACATGCTCTCCGCCGGCTCCAGCCTCGACGACCTGGACGAAGCCCTGCGGGCCACCGCAAACGGCGGGATCGGGGGCTTCCTCGGTCGGCGTCGGCTCAAGAAGATCGGCGCGCAGACGGCGAGTCTCGGGTGGCGCACCATTGTCGGCAAGATCTCTGCGGTCGTGGACTGGCGCGACTGA
- a CDS encoding DUF742 domain-containing protein: MDRDEPTGALVRPYAVTRGRTRPRLDIALEALVETTVRGRATAGSNGGQGREHQYIAALCDGRVQSLAEIAARMQLPLGVARVLIADMATDGLVAVHEPTILDDSDDAVGTELLERVLSGLRRL, from the coding sequence ATGGATCGTGACGAGCCGACCGGAGCGTTGGTCCGTCCGTACGCCGTGACCCGCGGTCGTACCCGCCCCCGGCTGGACATCGCGTTGGAGGCGCTCGTCGAGACGACGGTGCGTGGTCGGGCCACTGCCGGTTCCAACGGCGGGCAGGGCCGGGAGCACCAGTACATCGCCGCGCTGTGCGACGGACGTGTGCAGTCGCTTGCCGAGATCGCGGCGCGGATGCAGCTCCCGCTCGGCGTGGCTAGGGTGCTCATCGCCGACATGGCGACGGACGGCCTGGTCGCGGTCCACGAGCCGACCATCCTGGACGACTCCGACGACGCGGTGGGCACTGAACTGCTGGAGAGGGTGCTGAGTGGACTTCGCAGGCTCTGA
- a CDS encoding transposase: MALVRVYCGLASADPADRPASAGSTLTSAVVDDAGRLLHVCEIGDDPAGYAQLVALLVERSGGPSGAAIAADSDDHTVTSLLSAAGRPLAIADDDSVDDFAERFADDDSLEEMQSPPAERRAVGLARALQAGALSAVTLPAPRDLAGYKQVLSAHAALASGRHSAAVALREVLRELYPAALRAYPDPAEPVALAVLDALPEPGMLGGTIARGREVSVAADAIAAHLAADGVADEGKINDAVTALRVAIAETPRRAAVSRALTSAVAETVRQAVASVRACDAGCEALVGALDARVTTPAPPSGRRAAARRGEPIAELPGSGLRALRPTEPEPVAGRRSRPEPVPGSGLPAQPRPLGPPPVAPEPVAPPPVAPRPVVPAASATPPVSGPPSAEPRRLIDGPPSPEPRRLIDGPPSPEPRRLIDGPPGSAPEPRRLIDGPTNRPVSAPPPPPPGITPIAPSQRERGSVPPAEAGEPFRPTLTTAAIQNARAERQRTIIPPRPKTTGESAPPPTGGFSATDLSVPLPAPRPGQESAPPGSRANWPLVNNPEDPADSSPNNPVVRPFEERAKRQIDAPTEVVPAAEGRVTPPWLADDLPQEPPMLRLVEPPPLADRALREGSGPAADPRLEPPPLRLVDRGEASRADRPAPEPRPERPAMEHRSPLAQRGPAEQRPAMEHRSAPPQPPRSAPMERRTPPVSDEGDGDLLIFAAAKSAWFVGHDDEADLDWSSTADTGWQAAEQAARPAVGAETKAGLPKRVPQANLVPGSPLREERPLRIVRDAASLAENTTGYFRGWRRGQEIGGFAVGGRPGREAAGGWDFTRDTGDRDDDREYEYRSAGYRS, translated from the coding sequence GTGGCGCTCGTGCGCGTGTACTGCGGTCTGGCCTCGGCGGATCCGGCCGACCGACCGGCCTCGGCCGGTTCGACGCTGACGTCCGCTGTGGTCGACGACGCAGGTCGGCTGCTCCATGTCTGCGAGATCGGCGACGACCCGGCCGGCTACGCCCAGCTGGTCGCGCTGCTCGTGGAGCGGTCGGGCGGGCCGAGCGGGGCCGCGATCGCCGCCGACAGCGACGACCACACGGTCACCTCGCTGCTGAGCGCCGCCGGGCGTCCCCTGGCCATCGCGGACGACGACTCCGTCGACGACTTCGCCGAGCGGTTCGCCGACGACGACTCGCTGGAGGAGATGCAGTCCCCGCCGGCCGAGCGCCGGGCGGTCGGGCTGGCCCGGGCCCTCCAGGCAGGCGCGCTGTCGGCGGTCACGCTGCCGGCGCCCCGGGACCTCGCCGGCTACAAGCAGGTCCTCTCGGCGCACGCCGCGCTCGCCAGCGGCCGGCACTCCGCCGCCGTGGCGCTGCGCGAGGTGCTGCGGGAGCTCTACCCGGCCGCCCTGCGCGCGTACCCGGACCCGGCCGAGCCGGTCGCCCTGGCCGTGCTGGACGCCCTGCCCGAGCCCGGCATGCTGGGCGGGACGATCGCCCGGGGTCGAGAGGTGTCGGTGGCGGCGGACGCCATCGCCGCCCACCTCGCGGCCGACGGGGTGGCCGACGAAGGCAAGATCAACGATGCGGTGACCGCGCTGCGGGTCGCCATCGCCGAGACCCCGCGCCGCGCGGCGGTCAGCCGGGCGCTCACCTCCGCCGTGGCGGAGACCGTCCGCCAAGCGGTCGCCTCGGTGCGGGCGTGCGACGCGGGCTGCGAGGCCCTGGTCGGCGCGCTCGACGCCCGGGTCACCACCCCCGCGCCGCCGTCGGGTCGCCGGGCCGCCGCCCGCCGGGGCGAGCCGATCGCCGAGCTCCCCGGCTCCGGCCTGCGTGCGCTGCGGCCCACCGAGCCCGAGCCCGTCGCCGGGCGGCGCAGCCGGCCCGAGCCGGTGCCCGGCAGCGGCCTGCCCGCCCAGCCCCGCCCGCTCGGCCCGCCGCCGGTCGCGCCGGAGCCCGTCGCCCCGCCGCCGGTCGCCCCGCGCCCGGTCGTCCCGGCCGCCTCGGCCACCCCGCCCGTCTCCGGCCCGCCGTCGGCCGAGCCGCGCCGCCTGATCGACGGCCCACCGTCGCCGGAGCCGCGCCGCCTGATCGACGGCCCGCCGTCGCCGGAGCCGCGCCGTCTGATCGACGGCCCGCCCGGTTCCGCGCCCGAGCCGCGTCGCCTGATCGACGGTCCGACCAACCGGCCGGTCTCCGCCCCGCCGCCCCCGCCGCCGGGCATCACCCCGATCGCGCCGAGCCAGCGCGAGCGCGGATCCGTGCCGCCGGCCGAGGCCGGTGAGCCGTTCCGGCCCACGCTGACCACGGCCGCGATCCAGAACGCGCGGGCCGAGCGGCAGCGCACCATCATCCCGCCCCGGCCCAAGACGACGGGCGAGTCCGCGCCGCCACCCACCGGTGGCTTCAGCGCCACCGACCTGAGCGTCCCGCTGCCGGCTCCGCGTCCCGGCCAGGAGTCGGCGCCCCCCGGCTCGCGGGCGAACTGGCCGCTGGTCAACAACCCCGAGGACCCCGCCGACAGCTCACCGAACAACCCGGTCGTACGCCCCTTCGAGGAGCGGGCGAAGCGGCAGATCGACGCGCCGACCGAGGTGGTTCCGGCGGCCGAGGGCCGGGTCACCCCGCCGTGGCTCGCCGACGACCTGCCCCAGGAGCCGCCGATGCTGCGGCTGGTCGAGCCGCCGCCGCTGGCCGACCGGGCGCTGCGGGAGGGGTCGGGCCCGGCTGCGGACCCGCGCCTGGAGCCCCCGCCGCTGCGGTTGGTCGACCGCGGCGAGGCGTCCCGCGCCGACCGTCCCGCCCCGGAGCCCCGCCCCGAGCGGCCGGCGATGGAGCACCGGTCCCCGCTCGCCCAGCGCGGCCCGGCGGAGCAGCGGCCCGCCATGGAGCACCGCTCGGCCCCGCCCCAGCCGCCCCGGTCCGCCCCCATGGAGCGGCGCACCCCGCCGGTCTCCGACGAGGGGGACGGCGACCTGCTGATCTTCGCCGCCGCCAAGTCGGCCTGGTTCGTCGGTCACGACGACGAGGCCGACCTGGACTGGTCGAGCACCGCCGACACCGGGTGGCAGGCCGCCGAGCAGGCCGCCCGCCCGGCGGTGGGTGCCGAGACCAAGGCCGGGCTGCCCAAGCGGGTGCCGCAGGCCAACCTGGTGCCCGGCTCGCCCCTGCGCGAGGAGCGTCCCCTGCGGATAGTCCGCGACGCGGCCAGCCTCGCCGAGAACACCACCGGCTACTTCCGGGGCTGGCGTCGCGGGCAGGAGATCGGCGGCTTCGCCGTCGGCGGCCGACCGGGCCGTGAGGCGGCCGGCGGCTGGGACTTCACCCGGGACACCGGCGACCGCGACGACGACCGGGAATACGAGTACCGCTCCGCCGGCTACCGCTCCTGA